Proteins encoded by one window of Blautia argi:
- a CDS encoding beta-galactosidase, giving the protein MRKQQNYQWNTLSLGTCYYPEHWDKNMWEEDLERMLAHGIKTIRIGEFAWSKVEPREGEFTFEFFDEFLKVVAKTDMNVIFGTPTATPPAWLTEKYPEVLNCRMDGVKFRHGMRRHYNYNSPVYQKLCKRIVEKFGEHYAKHPSVIGWQIDNEINCEVDEFYSESDTLAFRKFLKEKYGTLDALNQAWGSVFWNQEYTRWEEIYVPRITIHNSTNPHQTLDYIRFVSDSAVKFCKMQSDILRKYVKKGDFITTNGMFQNLDNHRLTDEALDVYTYDSYPNFAYCLCEDPKHSKNLNDRRWSDKLTEVRSICPHFGIMEQQSGANGWNTRMEAPAPKPGQMMLWAMQSIAHGADYVSFFRWRTCTFGTEIYWHGILDYDNRDNRKLAEVKKIYERVQAIEETAGAKNQAAFAMIKDYSNIWDAQVDVWHRRLTWSSEEEIFIASQLNHTPMDYLYLLENTEVEELLKYKVLIYPHGLILSEKKAALLKEYVAKGGCLILGARTGQKDENGKCVMTPMPGLLSEISGSDVKEFTFVGPADENVMMDWNGNMLETGIFNDILEPVGTHANVLAKYAGNYYKGSPVLIENTYGEGKVLHFGGTFTRENVKAFLDYTGVVETYRDVVEVPEECEITVKEKNHKMYIFVLNYSDQKQEIWMKKPAKDMDTKEQAEGKISLGAYETKVYEIL; this is encoded by the coding sequence ATGAGAAAACAGCAAAATTATCAATGGAACACACTGTCACTGGGAACCTGCTATTACCCGGAGCATTGGGATAAAAATATGTGGGAAGAGGATTTGGAAAGAATGCTTGCCCATGGAATTAAAACTATACGCATTGGAGAATTTGCATGGAGTAAAGTAGAGCCAAGAGAAGGAGAATTTACATTTGAGTTTTTTGATGAGTTTCTGAAGGTAGTTGCAAAGACAGATATGAATGTGATTTTTGGTACACCAACAGCAACCCCTCCTGCATGGCTTACAGAAAAATATCCAGAAGTTTTAAATTGCAGGATGGACGGTGTGAAATTCCGCCACGGTATGCGCAGACATTATAATTACAATTCGCCGGTATATCAAAAATTGTGTAAAAGAATTGTGGAAAAATTTGGAGAGCACTATGCAAAACATCCGAGTGTAATAGGCTGGCAAATCGATAATGAAATAAATTGTGAAGTGGATGAATTCTACTCTGAGAGTGATACGCTGGCATTTCGGAAATTTTTAAAAGAAAAATACGGAACATTAGATGCTTTAAATCAGGCATGGGGATCTGTGTTCTGGAATCAGGAATATACCAGATGGGAAGAAATTTATGTGCCAAGAATTACGATACATAATTCCACAAATCCTCATCAGACATTGGATTATATCCGTTTTGTGTCAGACAGTGCAGTGAAATTCTGTAAAATGCAGAGTGATATTCTGAGAAAATATGTAAAAAAGGGAGATTTTATTACTACAAATGGTATGTTCCAGAATTTGGATAATCATAGATTAACAGACGAAGCTCTGGATGTGTACACATACGATTCTTATCCGAATTTTGCATATTGTCTCTGTGAAGATCCAAAACATTCAAAAAATTTAAATGACAGAAGGTGGAGTGATAAACTGACAGAAGTTCGTTCTATTTGTCCTCACTTTGGTATTATGGAGCAGCAGTCGGGTGCGAATGGATGGAATACCAGAATGGAAGCACCTGCACCGAAACCAGGGCAGATGATGCTTTGGGCAATGCAGAGCATTGCACATGGAGCAGATTATGTGAGTTTTTTCCGTTGGAGAACCTGCACGTTTGGGACAGAGATTTATTGGCATGGAATCTTGGATTATGATAATCGTGACAATCGGAAGCTGGCAGAAGTAAAGAAAATATATGAAAGAGTTCAGGCTATTGAAGAAACAGCAGGAGCAAAAAATCAAGCAGCTTTTGCTATGATCAAAGATTATAGTAATATCTGGGATGCACAGGTAGATGTATGGCATCGCAGACTTACATGGAGCAGTGAAGAGGAAATTTTTATTGCATCTCAGTTGAATCATACACCAATGGATTATCTCTATCTTTTAGAAAATACAGAGGTAGAAGAGTTGTTAAAATACAAGGTGCTGATTTATCCGCATGGATTAATTTTATCAGAAAAAAAGGCGGCTCTTTTAAAAGAATATGTTGCTAAGGGAGGATGCCTGATTCTGGGAGCCAGGACAGGTCAAAAAGATGAAAATGGTAAGTGTGTTATGACACCTATGCCTGGATTATTATCAGAAATCTCTGGAAGTGATGTGAAAGAATTTACTTTTGTAGGACCTGCGGATGAGAATGTGATGATGGACTGGAATGGAAATATGCTGGAAACAGGTATTTTTAATGACATTTTGGAACCAGTTGGTACACATGCAAATGTACTGGCAAAATATGCAGGAAACTATTATAAAGGAAGTCCGGTATTAATCGAAAACACATATGGAGAAGGAAAAGTACTTCATTTTGGAGGAACTTTTACGAGAGAAAATGTAAAAGCTTTTCTGGATTATACAGGTGTTGTGGAGACATATCGTGATGTGGTAGAAGTGCCTGAGGAATGTGAGATTACCGTGAAGGAAAAGAACCACAAAATGTATATTTTTGTTTTGAATTATTCGGATCAGAAACAGGAAATTTGGATGAAAAAACCGGCAAAGGATATGGATACAAAAGAGCAGGCAGAAGGAAAAATTTCTCTGGGTGCTTATGAAACAAAAGTTTATGAAATTTTGTAA
- a CDS encoding sensor histidine kinase — translation MMKRRFQYSIKRTVLLFDFVIVVPLFLLFCILTIAVFQKSNYEWNKSKLSAIEERCSNISARNTEIVKITNMLYLDFEINQILSQKTKLTGYEKIQANDKIQKKMTELTELFPERQYQIMILCSNGSSYFQNSLGVLGDEVKFEDLQKEPWYPEAKEKRDEIYFLPQYRSPLLKSMFQEDTLFAIRNIRNLNSGRKIATVLVAISNDIWGNEAEDNGKNVENVIVMDQYRKIIYASDPALYGTDIEENSYYKKITENEKGFFVGNVKKQNCHIRFSSIFQTGWKLLSYEPYQNFWSFYVLLILGLGAAMFAVLTFIVIHNCRIIEGRMKRLNKNILEVSEGNLEAKISENYETEFQGIFRNFNIMLDKIQELLRQLEKEEEEKHRLEIQALQAQINPHFFYNTLVTIRFMIQMEEYEEADQAVLSFSKLLRKSFASQQKLISIKEEMDM, via the coding sequence ATGATGAAAAGAAGATTTCAATACAGCATAAAAAGAACCGTTTTATTATTTGATTTTGTGATCGTAGTACCATTATTTCTTTTGTTCTGCATTTTAACAATTGCAGTTTTTCAGAAAAGCAATTACGAATGGAATAAAAGTAAATTATCAGCCATTGAGGAACGGTGCAGTAATATCTCAGCCAGAAATACAGAAATCGTGAAGATCACCAATATGTTGTATCTGGATTTTGAAATCAATCAGATTTTATCACAGAAAACAAAGCTTACCGGGTATGAAAAGATACAGGCAAATGATAAGATTCAGAAAAAAATGACGGAGCTGACGGAATTATTCCCGGAAAGGCAATATCAGATTATGATATTATGCAGCAATGGAAGCAGCTATTTTCAAAATTCCCTTGGGGTTCTGGGAGATGAGGTCAAATTTGAAGACCTGCAAAAAGAACCATGGTACCCGGAGGCAAAAGAGAAAAGGGATGAAATTTATTTCCTGCCCCAATACAGAAGCCCATTGCTAAAAAGTATGTTTCAGGAAGATACCTTATTTGCAATCCGGAATATCCGCAATCTCAACAGTGGAAGAAAAATTGCGACAGTGCTGGTGGCTATTTCCAATGATATCTGGGGAAATGAGGCGGAAGATAATGGGAAAAATGTGGAAAATGTAATTGTCATGGATCAATACAGAAAGATCATTTATGCCTCTGACCCAGCACTTTATGGTACGGATATCGAAGAAAATTCCTATTATAAAAAGATTACAGAAAACGAAAAAGGGTTTTTCGTGGGAAATGTTAAAAAGCAAAATTGCCATATCAGATTCAGCAGCATTTTCCAGACGGGCTGGAAATTGCTCAGCTACGAACCCTATCAAAATTTCTGGTCCTTCTATGTGCTGCTGATCCTGGGGCTTGGTGCAGCGATGTTTGCGGTATTGACCTTTATTGTGATCCATAACTGCAGAATTATAGAAGGAAGAATGAAACGCCTGAACAAAAATATCCTTGAAGTATCGGAGGGAAACTTAGAGGCAAAAATTTCAGAAAATTATGAAACAGAATTCCAGGGTATTTTCCGCAATTTTAACATTATGCTGGATAAGATACAGGAGCTGCTAAGGCAGCTGGAAAAGGAAGAGGAAGAAAAGCACAGGTTGGAAATACAGGCTTTGCAGGCACAGATCAATCCCCACTTTTTCTATAACACTCTGGTGACCATCCGCTTTATGATCCAGATGGAAGAATATGAGGAGGCAGACCAGGCAGTGCTTTCCTTCTCAAAGCTGCTTAGAAAGTCTTTTGCCAGCCAGCAGAAGCTCATTTCAATCAAAGAAGAAATGGATATGTGA
- a CDS encoding sensor histidine kinase encodes MRYKNKFQWKMVIEYETGALGILKNLIQPLVENSISHGFNTKEEQGHIWIRAYSRNDKVIIEVEDDGVGADLERIKTCIESREVPQVKEQFSGIGISNIQMRIKRNFGEKYGLYVFLNEKAEPRSR; translated from the coding sequence TTGAGATATAAAAATAAGTTTCAGTGGAAAATGGTTATAGAGTATGAAACCGGAGCACTTGGTATTTTGAAAAATTTGATTCAGCCTCTGGTAGAAAATAGTATTTCTCATGGATTTAACACAAAAGAGGAGCAGGGGCATATCTGGATACGTGCATATAGCAGAAACGATAAAGTCATCATCGAAGTGGAGGATGACGGAGTCGGGGCAGATCTAGAACGTATAAAAACGTGTATAGAAAGCAGAGAAGTACCGCAGGTAAAGGAACAGTTTAGCGGAATCGGAATTTCTAATATTCAAATGAGAATCAAGAGGAATTTCGGAGAAAAATATGGATTATACGTTTTTTTGAATGAAAAGGCGGAACCACGTTCCAGGTAG